The proteins below are encoded in one region of Doryrhamphus excisus isolate RoL2022-K1 chromosome 4, RoL_Dexc_1.0, whole genome shotgun sequence:
- the egr3 gene encoding early growth response protein 3 yields MTGKVAEKLPLTMSSLINNIPDSLYPEEDVPTSMNIFTSTESINHYAQMNTDNIMDIGMGSEKASAEIQYGSSFQSNRSGQTVTYLGKFAFDTPSSGGIGGSGWCSDNNIISLVSAGILGVSPSPGTVSAQTPSSAASMGGQNSDMEQVYGPPLPAYSTCSDLYQDQVSFHHSPATSTALAYPGNDYHSTSKASMDGSLFSMIPDYNLFHHQGEVSVMEHKPFQTMDPIRVNPPPITPLETIRAFKDKQQIHPGFIGGQQHPPPHHPPPQTLTLKPIRPRKYPNRPSKTPVHERPHACPAENCDRRFSRSDELTRHLRIHTGHKPFQCRICMRSFSRSDHLTTHIRTHTGEKPFSCEFCGRKFARSDERKRHAKVHLKQKDKKASDKGSGVIGSHSSPNNSCGGPILGTS; encoded by the exons ATGACCGGGAAAGTGGCGGAGAAGCTCCCTCTTACCATGAGCAGTCTAATAAACAACATCCCCGACAGTCTGTACCCAGAAGAGGACGTCCCCACGTCTATGAACATTTTCACCAGCACGGAATCTATTAACCACTACGCGCAGATGAACACGG ATAACATCATGGATATAGGCATGGGGAGTGAGAAAGCAAGTGCGGAGATTCAGTATGGATCCAGCTTCCAGTCCAACCGGAGTGGGCAGACCGTCACCTATTTGGGCAAGTTTGCCTTTGACACGCCGTCATCAGGTGGGATCGGCGGCTCTGGCTGGTGCTCTGACAACAACATCATCAGCCTCGTCAGCGCGGGAATCCTTGGTGTCTCGCCGTCACCTGGCACGGTCAGCGCTCAGACGCCATCCTCAGCAGCCAGCATGGGTGGACAGAACTCTGACATGGAGCAGGTTTACGGCCCGCCGCTGCCCGCCTACTCCACCTGCAGTGACCTATACCAGGATCAGGTGTCCTTCCACCACAGTCCTGCCACCAGTACAGCTCTTGCTTATCCTGGCAATGACTATCACTCCACGTCCAAAGCCTCAATGGATGGCAGCCTTTTTTCCATGATCCCTGACTACAACCTTTTCCATCATCAAGGGGAAGTCAGTGTGATGGAGCACAAGCCCTTTCAGACTATGGACCCCATTCGAGTCAACCCTCCGCCCATCACTCCCCTTGAAACAATCAGAGCATTCAAAGACAAGCAGCAGATTCACCCAGGTTTCATCGGCGGGCAGCAGCACCCTCCTCCTCACCACCCACCGCCACAGACACTGACGCTCAAACCCATCAGACCACGGAAGTATCCCAATCGCCCCAGCAAAACCCCCGTCCATGAACGTCCGCATGCTTGCCCGGCAGAGAACTGTGACAGGCGGTTCTCACGCTCGGACGAGCTAACGCGGCACCTCCGTATCCACACAGGCCACAAACCCTTCCAGTGCAGAATCTGCATGCGCTCTTTCAGCCGCAGCGACCACCTGACCACACACATCCGCACGCACACCGGCGAAAAGCCGTTCTCCTGTGAGTTCTGCGGGCGCAAGTTCGCCCGAAGCGACGAGCGAAAGAGACATGCTAAAGTTCACCTCAAACAGAAGGACAAGAAGGCGTCCGACAAAGGGAGCGGAGTGATCGGGAGCCACAGCTCGCCTAACAACTCCTGCGGAGGGCCCATCTTGGGGACCTCATGA